TCCCTGGTCACTATCATAGTTTAAACCTTAAAGGCAGTGGTAGACACTATGCCAGGAACTTCACAGATATGAAGTCATCTAATATACACTCCATCTTTTTGGATTTGCTGCTACATTCAATTGCAGTTGCTATGTAGAAAAATACTCAGGACTCCAGGTTCCTGTCATGGTAGGAACTATGTGCAATTTATCTATGTGTTCTTTAAGCTCTGCTCTCAGTCCCTCCTGCTTACCATAACTACACTATAATACTCTGGATGTAGTAGATACTTAGTATTTGTAGGTTGAATAAAGAACCAAATCTTATATAGCTCATACATTGTTCAGCACTGATCTAGAATCAGGATCTTTGTTTTTAGTTAATTTGACTCTTCTTTGAGCACACACAGAAGTCAAATACGAGGTGTGCCTCTAATTATACTTACTTCTTCCTGGCTTTCGGATCTCTTTCATTATTTGTGCTTTTAGTTCAGTGTTGACCTCTTCATGGCTTCTGCAATGCatcaatttctttcctttgttgagTGAAGATGCTGGTATATTCTCTTCAGGACACTGTTCTTTATCTCTTGGTTCCTCATGATTTTCTAAAAATCCACCAACAGTGAGGTCATTAGTTCCTAAATGGTCATGACCAAGAGCCTCTGTATGATTGGTTGGTCGTTCCAGTAAATTGGCTGGAGAAGAAGGTGAAAATTCAGCATCCATAGCATTTGGTGTAATATCTGATGAAAGTTGGTCTGCAACGTGATTTTCAACCACATCATCTATTGTCGAATCATTAGTGGCTtctgaaactaaaaacaaagataagaaaaaaaatgacgtGAGCCAGTTTCAaagaacacagtaaaaaaaaaaagctacaaataaTATTACAGCAAATCACAACTAATCTCCTTGACAGATGCAAATTAACAAATAATATGATATGATCTTAAGCTTTGCCAAAGAGATGGTGGATTTCAGTGTGAAACATTTATAGTATTTACAAAATCTGTACAACTTTTgcccttgagaaaaaaaaataaaagatacttgCAAGCAACTTTTAgttctctgctttattttatgGCGATTTTACTGAACAAGTAGATTTCTAATACTTTAGGGAAATATATAGAGAGCCTTAGCTCATTCCAACCAACCTCTGCCTTATACACGTACTATCATTTAGAGGCAAAAGTAAACACAGGAAGTCCAAACTGCTCAATACTCTGCAGGGAACACACCGTCAAACTGGTCACTTTATAGCACACTCTTTTCTTACAACCACCCAGCCAGTCTTTGTTACTTGAGCAACACAGAACAGCCTGGTGCCCACAGCAGCTCATCAGATtactagacttaaaaaaaaaagcttgcaaaCTCTGGCCCCCCACAGAAAGCAGCTAAATTAGAAGTTCCCAGACTGCTCACCAAACCTCCAGGACACCAGCTAAAGTCATCTCTACTTCCCTCATTTACTGTCCAAAAGGTAAACACATTCCCACAAAAATCCCTTAGACTTCTGACTCCCTCCCTAAATCCCCTTCcatgatttgcaaattttcctGAATATTCTCTACAACAACTCCTGCCTTAACTGAAACCCAGCTCTCTGGTCAAGAAACTGCTCCTCTTTTCAGACTTGAAGTGAAATTACATTCTCTCACTCTCCACAGACTTAAAATAAGGATGTGGAGTCACTGACTCCTTCACCTTCTAGTGCCACTTTAAGATACTTTCTCCATGCACTCCTGTAACACTCTGGCTCTTCTGAGGCTCAACTATGCCACTCTGCTCATTGTCTCTCTCCTTATCACTAGCTTTATTGATCTCCAAGGTACACCTCTGTGGTCACACCTGGTTCACAGATTTCCTTATACCCCCATGTCCCTTGGGCATTGTCCTAGTCATTACTACTCAAATACAAGCAGTATTAGCACCATCAGAGAGTTTGCTAGAAATGATGATCTTGAGCCCTCCTCCAAACAATGAATTAGAATCTGCAGTTTAACTAGATCCTCTGGTGATTCAATtacacactaaagtttgagaagtactgtAGTATGTGACACTTCAATGTCTATGCAGATCACCTGCCAAGAACATGGCCTctcaattctttaatttctcatctTGTTTGCCTCGCAAATCAAACACAAACCCACGGATAGAGGAGTATAAGCCTTGTCTTTGCAGGACTCCCGCTGTTTTTCTTAACTCAGCCAGACTCTTATTCCAGCAACTCCTCCATTTTCTCCCTCCTATTCATCAGATCCTACCTTCTAGATGCCTCTTTTTTATCTATCCAACTTAAATCCCATAATGTATTACTTTTTAACAGTGTCCTAAATTCTCTTTATATTGTCCTCCCATGATACCTGCCAGGCAAAACTCCAAATGTGACGACTCTCTATCTGCTTGCTCTAGACACCTGCATTTGGAATGATGAGCACTACTGGAGAAATATGATCCAGCTCTGCAGAGTTATCACCATCACCAGCCAAGTATTCCTGGATCTTAGCACTACCTAGCAATCTTATTAcaaccttctctccctctcccacaaaaGACCATTCTAACCTTCTCCACTCTCTTAACATCTCTGACTTTCCCaaatctctccttccctctcagtAGTGTATGTCGCCTACTTCacaggggaaagaaaagcagagccgTGAAACAGGAACTTCTCTACTTCCCACTGTTAAACTTGTGCCCACATCCATTCTGCTTCAGTGGAAGCCGCACTCTTTCATCTGGGCTCTGGACCATTCCCTTCTGCCTTCCCAGTGATTTTGTGCTGATTATGCTTTCTCTCGTCTTCATTTTCAACCTCTATCTATTGGTTCCATCACACCAGCATTTAAACATGCTCAACTCTGTCATCTTAAAGACAAAGCAAAGTCACCATCTTTAACCCCATGACTTCTTCCAGCTATCATTCTCTTTTCCCATCTCCCCAAGGCAGCTAAACGTCTTTGTTTTTtacaattatatatacacacacaaaaattttattttatttatcttattacgttatgttagtcaccatacagtacatcattagtttttgatgcagtgttccatgattcactatttgcgtatgacacccagtgctcattacaactcgtgccctccttaatatccatcaccaggctaactcatccctccacccccctcccctctgaaaccctcagattgtttcccggaatccatagtctctcatggttcgtctccctcgcTGATTCCCCCCACCTTCAGTTTtacccttccttcccctaatgtcctctgtgctattccttatgtttcacatataagtgaaaccatatgataactgtctttctctgcttgacttatctcacttagcataatcctctccagttccatctatgtcaatgcaaatgatgggtattcatcctttctgatggctgagtaatattccattgtatatatggaccacatcttctttatccattcatctgttgaagggcatctcagttccttccagtttggctattgtggacattgctgctatgaacattggggtgcatatggcccttcttttcactacatctgtatctttggggtaaatacctagtagtgcaattgctgggtcatagggtagctctatttttaactttttgaggaacctccacactgttttccaaagtggctgtaccaacttgcattcccaccaacaatgtaagagggttcccctttctccacaacctctcccacatttgttgtttcctgccttgttaatttttgccattctaactggtgtaaggtggtatctcaatgtggttttgatttgaatttccctaatagttaatgatgttgaacattttttcatgtgtctgttagctatttgtatgtcttctttggagaagtgtctgttcatgtcttctgcccattttttgactgggttatttgtgttctgggtgttgagtttgaggagttctttatagatcttggataccagccctttatctgtaatgtcattcttgcaaatatcttctctcattctgtgggttgcctctttgttttgttgactgtttcctttgctgtgcagaagctttttatcttgaagtcccaaaagctcattttcgcttttgtttcccttgcctttggagacatgtcatgtcctgtctcacattgaggtctttcacccatttagagtttatctttgtgtatggtgtaagagaatggttgagtttcattcttctgtatatagctgtccaattttccccacaGCTGAACTTCTTAAACTGGTTATTTACATTCattgtctccattttctcatctctcaCTCCTCAACCCACTTCTTTATAGTGTTCTGTCCCCTTGACTCCACCAGAATTGGCTCTTGCTAAGGTAGCCAAAGACCAATAGAACTTTCCAATCCTCTTGACCGATCTGTTTAAGTATCTGAGACTACCAACGACTCAATTCTCTTTCCCTTTAGCTCTCATGACGCCAAATTCTTCTCATCTCCTATTTCTtggattcttctttctcaagtctCCTTTTTTGAACCTTGTTTCTCTCCTTAACTTTGGCACTTTCAAAGTTCTGTTCTAGGCTGCTGCTTCTCATTGTTTCCCTTGGTGTGATTTAATTCACTCCAATGGAGGTTAAGACTGCCTCCTACACCTTCCTCTTTTTCCGTCTCTTCTTCGGCGGTCTAAACTAAAATACCCATCTTCTACCCCAGGATCTCCACGTGGCTATTTAATGGGCGCTTCTAaactcactcattctctcttcttccactcCACCCTGTCACCCTTGTCTACCCAGCATCTCTCAACTCCTCTCTTGCCCTGGCTCCAATATCCAGTCCGTCATCACCATGTCTTTGCTGGTATTTCCAAGTATTTCTCAAATACATGTTCTCCAAACTCCACTGCCAGGTCATTAGCTCTTCCCTGGGTTTCCTAACTAGTTTCTGTGCATCCATAATAATTACTTAACAACATCAAATATCCTATCAATGTCCACAATCTAATTAATCTTACACATTTTCTATTTGTAGGGAAAGCTcgattttatttgtttcagggtgcAAATCAGGCCCCGTACAATGTAATTGGTTTATATGTCTTTTAACTACCTTTTTAACCTATAAAATCCTTCTGtaacctctctttttttctatgcatttttttctggcaACATACTGACCCCATTTTCTTTGTCCTACAGTTCCCCACAATCCAGATTATGCCAATTGTATCCCTGTTTTGTCATTTAATATGTTTCTCTATCctttgtatttcctataaattggtAGTTAGATCTAGAGGCTTGATCAGATTAAGgttcaatttcttcctttctttttcttttggcaagACACTATATAATTCTATCAGGAAGTATAGAATATTTGGTTTCTCTCCAGTTAAGATGTTATAAACTACAAATAATCATTAATTCACTAAGGGTTCCCCTAAATCCATCCTTGTTCTTCCCTAACAATATTCCACACAATACAGTTGGCCTGGTCTTTATAAAATGCTAATCAGATCAGGTCACTCGCTCTTCAAAACCTTTCAAAGATTCTCATTGTCCTTAAAGTCTAGAATCTTTACAATGGCCTCCAGGGCCCTCCATGATCTGGCCTCAGCCTATCTTTCATTTCTTACCTTATCTTATTCCCAACACCTTTGCTATACTAGGCTTCTTTCAGTTCCCTTAATCCCTTCTCTTTAGTGTATATGTTTGCACATATTCTTCTTTACCACCACTGTAGCATATAGTAGCATGCAGCAAACTGCTTAGCACTACCACTAAATGCACAGCTTTAGTGAAACAACTCCCATTCACCCTTCAAATGTTGGCTTAAACATAACTTCCTCAGTAAAGGGTCTTGACCTCACAAACTAAATAAGTTAAATCCTCTTACCACATGCTTCCAAAACATACTTGACTTCCCTTTTATAACATTCATCACACTTCTAATGAAACATTCAATGACTATCTTTCCTTACTCATTAtaaatgaaggcagagatcacTATTGTCTCATTCACTGCTATACTTCAATGCCTAGCACTGTTTACAATAGCATACATATTTAACAATTAGTTGTTGAATTAACCTGAAATTGAAAACCATCGTCTGTGGATACTGATAATGCCCCTTTAATAactgttattttgaaatacttaagACTTGTAAATGATATTTAGATCATGCTAGCTATAATAAagcataataaatatatgaaatgtccaaCAAGTGTTCattaaaaagacatataaaatgATTACATGCTAATTAGCAGAAACAAGTATCTTCTCTAGACACTCTTGGGCTTTATCAATCAGTATGTTCtataatctattaaaaaatctcttcccccccaaaaaaaaacaaaaagcagcaaataatgggtttttttttaaaaaactcttactTTTATGAAGAGGAAGGGGTTTAATAAGATCTGGCTGTGCTTGACTCATAGGTACAGGTGGTCCTTTTCCTCCAATATGATTGTTCACAACCGGATTCTGTTGTCTGCCTCTTAGTAGTGGAGACATACAGCGACGTCTTTTAGGGATCCCTTGCATATTTGGTTCTCCAGGTCGTTTATGTTTATTCTGAGGTCCAGCCACAAATTCATCTGCTTCATCTATCATCATACCCtataacaaaaaagaatataatttcccTGGATTTACATACAGTCTTTAAATGGCACAACTAATTCCAATCCCCATTAGAGCAACTATTTTATAAGTATGTTGACATTTATTAGTCTACCAAGAAAAGTAGCTTACTTTAGTTAAATTAAGAACTGTTAAATCTACAAATGAATTATACAATGGAACATTTCAAGTTTACCTTTTTATCTAGCTTAAAAGGGTTGCCAAATGTATGCAACCTTCGAGGCTGATCAGGATCAAGTTCTCTTAGTGGAGAAGGTACTTGCTTGAGGTATTCCTGGTAATTCCCCATTTGTGCTATAGGAACACTGTGCACTTGATCTTTTCAAATAGAAGAGAGTAACAACAAAAGTTAGCCTCACTAAAACAACACTGTTTAATTATCAAGTAATGTCTTCTTACATATGAATGCTACCTGGTGTTATTCTAGGAAGTCTTCCCTTACGATATGTGCTAAATTAGTGTGTTGTCACTATAAATATTGTGacaaaaatgaagtctttttgagatttttaaaataaaatttaagggtgcctgggaggctcagatggttaagcatctgcctttggctaaggtcatgatcccagggtcctaggatctagtcccacatcgggctccctgctccttgggagcctgcttctccctctgcctctctctcactgtctgtctctcatgaataaataaataaaaaatctttaaaaaaaataaaaataaaaatttgaaagaattgattttatcttctaaacaaagcaaaaatattgCAGTTTATTTGAGTGTGCAAAATAAGCAATATGTGTTAACATTACCATGAAAAGGAATGTCTCTTCTACTCTATTCCAATTAAGCAGAATTTAATTATAgcaaaatttacagaaaagataTATCACACAGATAATCCTCTTTATATAAAGCTATGGTTGGAATGCTTACATCAGAGATGGCCAAGAGTTAAATTCTCATCTGACTTGATATGTAGTATATGCCACGGATACAGATGAAGGAACAGGACATGTACTGACCAACCAAGTTAAAACACCAGATACCAGGTTATCACAAGaaaatgattttgtgtgtgtgtgaatgcatgaccaaagcctttaaaaaagaaactaagctGCTAACAAAGATTGTCACCTCTGGGGAATAGAATTTGGGACAACAGTGATGATAGAAAAATCGAGAATGGGGGATGACTCACTTCTTACTTCATTTGTTtgaatttacaaagaaaatataatactaCTATAGTAATTCTTTAAATGCTACATCATCATACcatgcatttttaatataaagaaagaaattcaccAAAGAAATACCATTATTTAACACCATGATCTAACCTTCATCCTGTCCTTTAAGAAATCTGCGGGTGCTCTTCAAAAGATTAGATCTCATTCGTGTTAAGTGATCCAAAAGATTCCGCCTTGGTATGTCATACGCATTTCTAAATGTCTGTGGCTTCAAATCCTGTTgaaaaacattcaaaaacaaaatttatttttatttttttaatttttttttatttaaagattttttttttttaatttatttatttgacagaaagagacacagcaagagggggaacgcaagcagggggagtgggagagggagaagcaggcttcccgccgagcagggagcccaatgcggggctcgatcccaggaccctgggaccatgacctgagccaaaggcagacgctcaactgactgagcaaccaggcgcccccaaaatttatttttaaatatagaattaaaagAGACTAAAATCTCTAGCCTGAAGTACAGGTTTGGAAATAAGATATACAAGTCTCAttagctttaaaaatagaataaagaattaTGATGCAGTCTTAATGTACTGTTTTGGGAACCTGAAGATTAAAATTGAGTTCAACCaaataaattcacatctttcaagaTGTTATTATATATTCTGGCCAAGGGAAGTAAATATCTTATAAAAcgaatttccaaattttaaagacTCTGAAGGTTTAAAGAAGAAACATAGCTTTGatgtataattcacatacaataaaTTAACCCATTTAAGGTATACAGTTTGATGGAGTGTCAGTAAATTTAcagttgtgaaaccatcaccacaatccagtttaAAAACACTTCGATCATCCCAGAAAAGTTCTTTGTGCCCATTTGTAGTCAATCCATTTTCCTATCCCCAGGCATCCACTGATCTGCTTCCTGTCGCCCtacattccattttataaatggaattttgctATATCAAatcttttctgacttttttcactaaGGATgatgttttgagattcatccatgtttttaatgtatcagtagtctattctttttttactgCAGAGTAGTATTCCTTCTATGGATATAGCCTATTTTTACCCATTTTCCAGTTGATAAACAGTAGTTTTCAGCTTTTGGcgattatgaataatgctgctatgaacatttgcatacaaaTCCATTATATGGACATATATCTTCATTTCTCTCATGTAGATAATAAATACATGGTTATATAGTAAGTagagccattctagtgggtgggAAGTGGGATcacattatagttttaatttgcatttccctaacggCCATTAAGGTACAGCATCTTTTTACGTGTGTTCGTTCGAATTTGTGTATCTtatttggtgaagtatctgttcaaagattttgcccattttttattagatgtttatttttttatcactgaGCTgtagttctttataaattttgatacAAATGCTTTGTTCTATATACACTCTTCTCCCAGGCTGTAGCTTGCCTGTTCATTTTACAAAGTTTCTTTTGTagacagaaatttaaattttaatgaacttTAATTTAtcaagttttgtgtgtgtgctttttgtgTTATATCTGAAAAATCTCCGATGACCCCTGACCCAATGTCATAAAgactttctcctgttttcttctagtagtttatagttttaggttttacatttaagacCATGAGCGCTTCAAGTAATGTGAGATAACGGTCAAGTTTATTACTTTGAATATATGGGTGTCCAACTGTTCCATCACTATTTCTAAAGAGATGTCTTCTTACCCACTGAATTATTTTGGCACCTCTGTTAaaaattagtcaatcagagaaagacatatatcatgatctcactgatatggggaattcttaatctcaggaaacaaactgagggttgctggagtggtggggggtgggagggatggggtggctgggtaatggacattggggagggtatgtgctatggtgagtgctgtgaattgtgtaagactgatgaatcacagacctgtacctctgaaactaataatacattatatgtttaaaaaaaaaaaaaagaagatagtaggaagggaaaaatgagggggggaatcggagggggagacgaaccatgagagactatggactctgagaaacaaactgagggttctaggggcaagggggtagggggatgggttagtgaagggtattaaagagggcacgtactgaatggagcactgggtgttataagcaaacaatgaatcatggaacactacatcaaaaactaatgatgtaatgtatggtgattaacataacgtaataaaaaaaattaattgactgCATGTGTGAGGGCCTACTTCTATACTCtcttctgttctactgatctatatGCTTACCCATACGCCAACAACACAACATGCTGATGATCACTACAACTTTACAGTAACTTTAACTTTACAGTAACTTTCAAAATTAGATAGTACAAGTATtctaactttattattttgtaaaattgtttTATCTATTCTAGGACATtgaaatttccatataaattttagatcaGCTTGTGTCTACAAAAAAGGCTACTAGGATGAAGAtctttttaataatgaatattCATAAAGCATTTTAGGATCATGCTATGTACCCAAGGTCATCAGTATAAATACCAAACTGCAGTGAACTCTAAGACTAGCTGTGTAACTTCAGGCAATCTTTaagcctgttttctttcttgcctttttttttttttaaagtaatctctacacccaaaatggggctcaaactcatgaccccaagatccagagtcacatgctctaccaactgagtgagccaggcaccccatctgttttctcatctataaaatgaatggGTTGGTTTACTCATCAGTCCACCTATTCATCCATTCAGCATGCACaatgtttgttttaattctaaaattcaatGATTCAATAATAGTATTAATGATCATTATTCTTCAGAGGCATACAAGTACTTCTGAAGTTTGGGCAAACTAAGTAACAGTTAATGGAAAATCTGATTTATTTAACAATACAATAGAATATAACTAGAACAGTACTAAAGTCACATAACTATTACCTTATTGAGCAAAGCAACTTGGAACCCAGTGTATTCTTTCATATTAAGGTCTAGCAGTCTGTGAGGAACATCCTCTGAAATTCCCTGGAGCAAGTGTTGAAAATCTTTCCTATAAGCCATTGATAAACCATGTGATCGGCTTCGGACTTTAATTCCAGTTTCCTGTACTACTTTTTTGCCTACAGATCCGATGACTCGATCAGATTCTATTTTAgcctaaagtaaaaataaataagatttagtCTTGACATAATCtaaattagtaaattaaataCTAATAGTTTTGGTCTTCTATAAATTAAGTATGTGTGCAATTATAAACTCAAGTAGCATATAGGTTATGTCAAGTTCTTGGTAAACTGAagatagtttaaataaaaatgtcttacaGTTTTAAATCATTACAATTACAACCTTTTGGAGCACGGCATACAAAAAcaacttcaatttatttttatgtactaaTACCCACTACACTTAAACCATGAAATATACGTGCAtcctaaataaaaatatggatttcCAATTCAGAGGtcatataaaattagaaaaaaaaaaaatctcatcagtATTTATCTAAAGACACTATTATTACCACATAACTAAATGTTCATAGGTATAACaaataatgatgtattttttcACTGGAAAACAAGTAGCAATATTTTGACTCTATCCAACCTACATCTCAATGAGCAGTTAAAGTACAGATGGCAGAAGTACTGGAAAAATAATGTAGTTTATATGGTATTAATATCTTGGCAGTCTAACTGTATACTGCTTGACCACCAGAGTATCTATTAATGTGATTTAtgctcaaaatgacaaaattcagtgttttttacaaatatttcaaaagaaactcccatttttaaaagagaaaaactacaggttttaaaacataaagcaaaagaaactgatttttgtctaagaaaaacaactttctaacataaatttctcaaaagaaaacatgaatgttCACAGGTAGAAAGTCTAGGACCGTAATAATGAAGCCATTTCCATAAACTAggaattattatttcaaattaacatTCCGAAACACAGCATACCATGTACTTGAGACTGAATTATGCTAATATAAATGTGGCTTTAAAACGTAATGTATTAATACAATGTAATTCCATTAGGACCATCAGAACTAACATCTGGCCTGTTAAGCATCTTAGCCAAAACCATTCAAAATACTTAATGGCTCTATTTCTTAACATTACCTGTTGACTCAATTTTTTGAGGTATGAAATGACGCTGTAACTAAGTCCATATTCCATACTGTCTGCTATTAGGTTAGGTGCTCCCATCATTCTAACAGCTTTCTTCAAAGGctataggaaaagagaaaacatcacTCAATCCTAAGCTTGTCAAAAATGTAAGACTACATGTATTGTCAGTTTTGaagatttcttcaaaaaaatttctcctttttttcaatAAGAGAGTAACATAATCATATTTGTATTTCAGTAAAATGTTTGCCAGTGGTACGAAAGGTAGCTTGAAATACTTAAAAAGGATTAGAGGCTATACTTTAACAGTACCTGGGACAAGAGAGGGTAAAGTCCTAGA
Above is a window of Neomonachus schauinslandi chromosome 3, ASM220157v2, whole genome shotgun sequence DNA encoding:
- the INTS6 gene encoding integrator complex subunit 6 isoform X4 — protein: MSVESEQLTGVPLDDSAITPMCEVTGGRSYSVCSPRMLNQCLESLVQKVQSGVVINFEKAGPDPSPVEDGQPDISRPFGSQPWHSCHKLIYVRPNPKTGVPIGHWPVPESFWPDQNSPTLPPRTSHPVVKFSCTDCEPMVIDKLPFDKYELEPSPLTQFILERKSPQTCWQVYVSNSAKYSELGHPFGYLKASTALNCVNLFVMPYNYPVLLPLLDDLFKVHKAKPTLKWRQSFESYLKTMPPYYLGPLKKAVRMMGAPNLIADSMEYGLSYSVISYLKKLSQQAKIESDRVIGSVGKKVVQETGIKVRSRSHGLSMAYRKDFQHLLQGISEDVPHRLLDLNMKEYTGFQVALLNKDLKPQTFRNAYDIPRRNLLDHLTRMRSNLLKSTRRFLKGQDEDQVHSVPIAQMGNYQEYLKQVPSPLRELDPDQPRRLHTFGNPFKLDKKGMMIDEADEFVAGPQNKHKRPGEPNMQGIPKRRRCMSPLLRGRQQNPVVNNHIGGKGPPVPMSQAQPDLIKPLPLHKISEATNDSTIDDVVENHVADQLSSDITPNAMDAEFSPSSPANLLERPTNHTEALGHDHLGTNDLTVGGFLENHEEPRDKEQCPEENIPASSLNKGKKLMHCRSHEEVNTELKAQIMKEIRKPGRKYERIFTLLKHVQGSLQTRLIFLQNVIKEASRFKKRMLIEQLENFLDEIHRRASQINHINSN